tacatttaccctaaaaaataattgatgtgatataaaaaataaaaataaaagttcaaatGTTTTGGAATTGACTTTTTTGAAaagaagtgaagaaaaaaaaaggggggggggggggggggggggggagaataAAAGGTTGCCAAACGGTgcctaaatttttatattttgactACCTACATATCACTCTAAACTTTAATTATCTACTTCCACTATTCTatctaaatatattttcttttttaaagcatGTACATTTCAAAGTCGTGTGCATGTCTTATCAagaataaaaagtaaatttttgtatttttatttttttttacatttggtGAGCATTGTATCAGCTTACCAAATTTTGGGCTAAAGTAACTAGCCGGATACAACTATTTTAGCACCTAAATTTGCAACCCGGCTAGCCAAAATAACCATTGGCTAGCTTGGTGTGATCTGTATTTAGCACAACTTGATCTTTCTCTAGTCAGATGCCAGTTATTAAAGAGAGCCTCTAACTTCTCTAGTTCACTGAATAGAGTTAGAATTGCATCCCACTGAGTTATGTCCACTTGCTCCGACCTGAGATCAGACCACGATGTGGCTACCACCGGGCGTGTTGAATTTCAGATTTAGACTGCATTAGAATAACATGAACAGACATCAACTGAAAATAACACAATATGTTAACAATTCTCCAAAGTAGTACACTTTAAAAGATTGAATTATATTATTTGGTGATTGCAGTTTCAACTTGTGATATAAGATGACATTATCTGCATCTTGCAGATTACTAATTGATTGGCCACGTTGGCCtcgtttgttaatgttttttatttgaaatcgTGTCCTGACgtgatataaaggtgaaaacagttttaaatgttttgtttttttgagttgtttgttaatgtttttgttttaaaaacaaaaacaaaagggagaATGTTTCCTAATGCAATATTAAACAGCGGTATTAGTTCTTTACCCAGGAAACTTGGTTCCTCATTCATGTTTCAGCTGGCTTAGAGGGACATTGTTCCCCAAATACATTCTAAATTTCAAAAGCAACTTTGCAATCACTCTTCAGAAGGTAAAAATTCAAACATAAGTGTGATCATTTAGAATGAGAAAAACGAATCACAGATAAAGTCCCTTACCTGTGCTGTAAGATATGGAGTGCGGAAGAACTTTGTAAGGGTTCAGTATCCCATTGGGGTCCATCAATTTCTTGATAGAAGCCATTAGTTGCACCTGTCCAAACAGATTCTTCTATTAGACATCTGTATTTCTTGATGTAGATACTATAAGAAATACATCTTAGATGTTTAGCTATTCACAAAATTCTCACAGTTTTATGTGACTTGCTGTAGAAAATCTTATTAGCTTTCATCAGTCCCAAGCCATGCTCTGCACTAATACTCCCGTGGTGCTTAGATGTCCATTCATAGACAAAGGGTTCAATTTGTGCTAAAATCTGCAATTTATTGAAGATGTCAATACAAAACCATTTATTATAGAACATATGAGCAGCTTTTTGGAGTATGCTGAACGAAATTACCATATCATCATACTGTGGAGTTGAAACATTAAGATGCAAATTTCCATCTCCAAGGTGGCCATATCCAATTACTTTAGCTGAACTACCTAAGAGCAAAATAACAATATATACATCATAAGAAAGTGGAGTTTTAAACTAACACATTGCTGTTCTGTAGATGCAAGATTAGGATACTACCATCATAGACATTTTTCAACGGAATAGTATAATTTTCACTGGATTATATAGTGGGAAATTTGAAACTGGTCACACTAAACAAGTTAAGGGCACATCCAACGTTTCTACTGTTCAAATTGTTCTTTTGAAAATTACCACTCCTGCAAGGAAAAGCCTGCGTGTTCATATCACACCCTATCCCACACAATCACAAAAGAGGATACATCTTCCCACCGGagcaagaaagaaaacaatacTTCAAAATGTAGGTAGCCATACTAGGTTGTCTTACCAACTTTTATCCGCATTTCCTCGACAAGATTGTACATCTTTTCAACAGGTAATGACAAATCATATTTATAAACAGCTCCTGCTTTCATGAGTGCCTCTGCTACACCCTGTGATGattggaataaaataaaataaataaaagatccACTGAAGCAcattcttaaaatgttttaagaaCGCAATTAAGTTATATGTGATTCAAAAATAATTGACAGGGAAAATGACCAGTTAAGAAGAATAAATTTCAAGAGATGGCAACGATAATTTATTGTATCTTACCAAAAGGATTTGAGGATAAGTAAATGGTTAGTTTGCGTTATACAAGAAAGGTTGGATTTAAAAGAGAGAAGCATTCACGAGAAGCAAAGGGCGGAACCTATTGCTATTTATCATACAGATGTGAGGATAAGCAAATGGTTGGATTGCGTTATACAAGAAAGGTTGGATTTAAAAGAGAGAAGCATTCGCGAGAAGCAAAGGGCGGAACCTATTGCTATTTATCATACAGATGTGAGAAAATGTGCTGCAATAATTTGCTTATGATCAGCAAAGACAACTTAATCACATCAACAACAACCAATGACATTTAAGTTGAAGGCACTCTGAGGGCAGGACAGAAAAAGCCAAGTTGCCATCGTAAAATAAGGGGTGGGTGAGATGATCATTGATAAGAAAACATGATCCAGACAGATAGTAGAAAGAAAGGAGTTTTAAAGCTGAAGAACTGGACTATTCTTAGTACTGGTCCAGAACAATAGGTGGGAGCACTAATAGTGAACTGGGAGTGACCCATAGTGGTAATTCATTACTGTATGAAGACTTAAGTattctttttttgatgaataataataattttgaagacTAAAGTATTCTTTCCTGAgtaaaaaagaaacacatacaAACACTATATTGAGGACAGTTTGAACATATGGTATTCAACATATAGAGAAAGTCAATGAACTGGAAGAAATGGTAACCTCACGTATACGCCAAAACGATGAGGCCTGGTTTATGTCTTGTGCAAGAACACCATCAGAAATCAAACCACCTTCCATTGAGCGAAGTAGGAAAGCTTCAAGCTTTTCTCtggaaatttttaaataaatctttAGGATCTTCGAAATATGAACATGCCATTGATTTTTCTTAAGGCATTTGCGAAAACAAATTACAGTCTAAAATATTGTCATGAAAAATACAATATGTTACAAACCAAGGATGCTACTGGCATCCTTAAAGCAGTCAACTGAAAATCATAGTATAGTGTAAAAAGGTACAGGCAACTGTAGAAAAAAATGATAAGGAACATCTTAGTTTGAGAATCTGTACGTTTGTTTAAGCATATGATAAGATTCATTGTGGAAAATTACAGGTAGGAATCCAGCCTCAGTTTTATGCTAAGtgattttttaggaaaattagaaaaatatagAATCACTTTCACTTTCTCCAGCAGTCTACAGTTAGAAGCCACATTTTACTCAAGCTTTCAAAACGTTTTATCTAAATCACGCGGAGTCACAACCAGAGTGAGAACAGAAATTACTCAAGGTCTAGATGTTATGGGTAGGTTTGTGAACCTTTGTAGATTCCCATACTACAGTTCTGTTTGTTCCAGTGAGGACCATGGATACGGACTAATAGGTAAAGTTCAACactagaaattattttttccaaGAATAAAAGCACTCTAATACAAGCTGGTAAACAATCAAACTGGTAAGTAGCTCACTTGTCATAAGATTCATTACTGCCCGTTGTCTCAATGAGAACATAGAAGTTGTGCATTGAGGGAGGTAACGGATTCCTAACACCCTCTAAATGATTCAGAACCtgttacataaaataaaatgagtatgCTTCAAAAATATAACAATGATCAAACAGAAAATGGCATTCACTTTCTCTTCAAATGGATAAGTACAATCTTCAAGaaattttcttgagatgttAGGAAAAAGAACATATTGATCACTTTCCAACTAAAAAAGATCCAAGATGTCATCTGTAAATTGCACATATTACAATAAACCTCATATAAATAATGCTCTAACCTTGCCTACCcaaaatgaagaataatattgTTGACTACGAAACAAGAACACAAACAAcctcacaaaaataaaaataaaattgcaaactTCTTTTTATAGACACGTCATATATATGCCAaacattcataaaaaaaacagATCGAAAGTGACCATTAAATTACATAGGTAGAAACCCTAGGCAAACTAAAACAAATCTTGTCAATTACACAACCATCAGAACCTTACCAGATCCAGTGACTCATTATCCAAAAACTCAAAGGCAGATAGAATCTCTCCAAGTCTCCTCTTTGCTTCCAATAGAAGTTTCTGATAAACATTATGGCAATAAAGGTGAGGAGACAGCAATTCTTCTTGCTCAGAGACAGGAAGAGATGAAGAGTGCATGgaatttttaaaagtaaaaaatctaGATTTTTAGTTAAACATCGGCcattcaaggaagaaaaaaaacacaagaaaagtCAATATGACTATTAAACTTTAGGAAATATATAATGGTGTAAATTTCAGGAAACCAAAAATTTTAACTAGACATTAAGTGGCAACTTAAGCCTATAAAATTTTTAACCAAAGCATGCAGGTCAGGTATACAGgatatgatgtgacataaagtttcaattttctcagtagattattttctatttctttatgaGGGAGGTGGGAGAGCAGATTTTATTAATCATGATCTATCTGATTTAcccttatttaataaatacttgTTCTATGTGAATAAAGATTACTTTTTCTTATTCTcgggatttttattttcttctccagATTATTATTGCCAACTCTGTACAGTTTCAGTATAACctgctggagagagagagtaagatTGTCACACTGTCTGTAATGCATTTTCGCATATAACTGATGGTAAtatattgtttgttttgatCGTTTAGGGCATCAAACTTATGGATCAAGTATTATGAGTCAGCAGAAGAAATTTCCGAGTAAGGAAACTAATCATACCTGGCAGCTGAAATAGTCTTTACAAGCAAGAAAAGCAACATTCACTGAAGATAGCTTTGGAGGGGAAAGAATGGAAACCTTAGTTACAATACCCAAGGATCCTTCACTTCCTACGATGATGATAGCAAAAGTCCATACACTTAAAACTATAGTTCTTTGCATTAAAGTATCAATACAATATAGTGTTTAATACGTACCTATAAACAAATGCTTTAAGTCATACCCAGTATTATCTTTCCTAAGAGTCCCAAGCATGTCAAGCACATCACCATTTGCTAAAACA
Above is a genomic segment from Alnus glutinosa chromosome 12, dhAlnGlut1.1, whole genome shotgun sequence containing:
- the LOC133852421 gene encoding D-2-hydroxyglutarate dehydrogenase, mitochondrial, which produces MIMERLRATRRLLNYSPKSFFAPRSHPNSSEHSICRSASGFAHWGRYSEHQKRRFGGTVWDPLGIGLGKASTIQCRYFGSVAAKIQRDPSFSPLNSDDISYFKGILGEKNVIQDEDRLAFANTDWMRKYKGSSKLLLLPRSTEEVSRVLKYCNSRRLAVVPQGGNTGLVGGSVPVFDEVIINMSSMNNIISFDKVSGILVSEAGCILENLVSFLDNQGFIMPLDLGAKGSCQIGGNVSTNAGGLRLVRYGSLHGNVLGIEAVLANGDVLDMLGTLRKDNTGYDLKHLFIGSEGSLGIVTKVSILSPPKLSSVNVAFLACKDYFSCQKLLLEAKRRLGEILSAFEFLDNESLDLVLNHLEGVRNPLPPSMHNFYVLIETTGSNESYDKEKLEAFLLRSMEGGLISDGVLAQDINQASSFWRIREGVAEALMKAGAVYKYDLSLPVEKMYNLVEEMRIKVGSSAKVIGYGHLGDGNLHLNVSTPQYDDMILAQIEPFVYEWTSKHHGSISAEHGLGLMKANKIFYSKSHKTVQLMASIKKLMDPNGILNPYKVLPHSISYSTV